Proteins encoded together in one Chitinophaga sp. LS1 window:
- a CDS encoding AraC family transcriptional regulator: MYHDLLEQLKTFEYKRVEGQFDARTGVLQIYRGADFIISDSEMITVADTPSWEHYNSPGWAEFTFVVKGSILQTQVGLYENRVLPQGSHSFLFNPDTLEVNQLMGKGDFRIISILMPAEKAIALFNEYLPEFPHVAQQLISGKALFLESPDLRFSDRIANILNHLWESPKQPQLQKLYFESMVNELFCLQWESMLHEPRVHTGIKLRASDIEKLHYAAGILARSYQEPPSLEELANKAQLNEYKLKAGFKQLYGTSVLNYALNLRLEQAQQMIKDTDKTISEIAYELGYAHSQHFQRAFKKKFGITPNSFRKLFNT, translated from the coding sequence ATGTACCATGATCTGCTTGAACAGCTAAAAACATTTGAATATAAAAGGGTGGAAGGGCAATTCGACGCCAGAACAGGGGTATTGCAAATTTATAGAGGAGCGGATTTCATCATTTCTGATTCAGAGATGATAACTGTGGCGGATACCCCATCATGGGAGCATTACAATAGTCCGGGATGGGCAGAGTTTACATTCGTGGTAAAAGGGAGTATCCTGCAAACGCAGGTGGGGTTATATGAAAACCGGGTACTTCCTCAGGGGAGCCATAGCTTTCTGTTTAATCCTGATACGCTGGAAGTGAACCAGTTGATGGGGAAGGGGGATTTTAGGATTATCAGTATCCTGATGCCTGCTGAGAAGGCGATAGCCTTATTCAATGAATACTTACCTGAATTCCCGCATGTAGCGCAGCAATTAATATCCGGCAAGGCGCTTTTTCTTGAATCACCTGATCTCCGGTTTTCTGATCGGATAGCGAATATTCTCAACCATCTATGGGAGTCTCCGAAACAGCCCCAGCTACAAAAGCTCTATTTTGAAAGTATGGTGAATGAGTTGTTTTGTTTGCAATGGGAGTCGATGCTGCATGAGCCGAGGGTACATACCGGAATAAAGTTACGGGCTTCTGATATTGAAAAACTGCATTATGCTGCTGGTATTCTTGCCCGATCGTATCAGGAGCCGCCATCGCTGGAGGAGTTAGCGAATAAGGCTCAGTTGAATGAGTATAAACTTAAAGCGGGGTTCAAACAATTGTATGGTACGTCTGTATTGAACTATGCGTTGAATTTAAGGTTGGAACAGGCGCAGCAAATGATAAAGGATACAGATAAGACTATTTCTGAAATTGCTTATGAATTGGGGTATGCGCATTCACAACATTTTCAGCGGGCGTTTAAAAAGAAGTTTGGGATCACACCGAATAGCTTCAGGAAATTATTTAATACCTGA